A single genomic interval of Halichondria panicea chromosome 2, odHalPani1.1, whole genome shotgun sequence harbors:
- the LOC135331401 gene encoding short-chain collagen C4-like has product MKKTLFVVFLAVISATLTVEASPVGAIKFNNTEVSPNIPYIQILRGRDGRDGPQGTPGIPGKDGRDGRDGKKGESGMQGVKGDRGEKGPLGPASGGVTYVRWGKTTCPTVSGTTLLYHGITAGSWYSNSGGGANYLCMPHNPQYGAYLAGVQNYNPLYGAQYEPYGGPGPIASLLNHNAPCAVCYVSTRSTSLMLPARMECPTSWTREYIGYLMSAFRSSGHYRTIHECVDQSPDSVPGSAVDEDGALFYHVEATCNGLPCGPYDPQKELTCAVCTK; this is encoded by the exons ATGAAGAAAACTCTTTTCGTCGTCTTCCTCGCTGTTATATCAGCTACACTAACTGTTGAAG CGTCCCCTGTTGGAGCCATAAAGTTTAACAACACAGAGGTGTCTCCCAACATCCCCTACATTCAGATACTCCGTGGTAGAGATGGTAGAGACGGCCCTCAGGGAACACCAGGAATCCCAGGCAAAGACGGGAGAGATGGGAGAGACGGGAAAAAGGGAGAGTCAGGCATGCAGGGAGTGAAAGGAGACAGAGGAGAAAAAGGACCTCTCGGTCCAGCCAGTGGAGGGGTCACATACGTGAGGTGGGGAAAGACAACTTGTCCCACTGTATCAGGGACAACGCTTCTCTATCACGGTATAACGGCTGGGAGTTGGTATTCAAACAGTGGAGGCGGAGCGAACTATCTGTGTATGCCACACAACCCTCAATATGGAGCTTATCTAGCTGGTGTGCAGAATTATAACCCACTGTATGGAGCACAGTATGAGCCATATGGAGGACCAGGACCGATAGCTTCCCTTCTTAATCACAATGCTCCCTGTGCCGTTTGCTATGTTTCCACGAGAAGTACATCACTAATGCTACCAGCTAGAATGGAGTGCCCAACATCTTGGACCCGTGAATACATTGGATATCTGATGTCAGCTTTTCGTTCTAGTGGACATTATCGAACCATACACGAGTGTGTCGACCAATCACCTGATAGCGTTCCAGGAAGCGCAGTAGACGAAGATGGTGCTCTATTCTATCATGTGGAGGCTACCTGCAATGGCCTACCTTGTGGACCCTATGACCCACAGAAAGAATTGacatgtgctgtgtgtaccaAGTAG
- the LOC135331391 gene encoding cytosolic purine 5'-nucleotidase-like: MAEGMTDEQLQTFVEDYRKKQFKRSVSHSHKQRERKVFVNRSVSMDRIKYIGFDMDYTLVAYKSPENEMLAFDMVLDRLISIGYPQELKKLEYDPTFPLRGLFFDKVHGNLLKADQFGNILSCFHGFKSLTPKEIRSFYPNKYVQPMDERIFILYTLYNLPEVYILSCLVDLFDNYPEYVCVTSGSESYCGVKSGDVFISYKMIWQDVREAMNYVHIYGGFKERVLANLEKYVHKDPRLPVFLDKLRQGGRKIFVATNSGYSYTKEMMTFLLEDPSSEKCRSWKSYFDYIIVDAKKPLFFEEGSMLREVDEETGSLRLGVFSGALQPGKVYNGGSSDAFCKYTGAHGKEILYVGDHIFGDVIKAKKEQAWRTFLVLPELNDEVGVWENCQPLFNRLQNLVFILAEMYTQANEKQDGLNSLPDINSLRKAIKVTAQEMEDSYPSQLGSLLRCGSRQTHFGNQATRFADLYASSCLNLGNYPVNYLFTAPHQLMPHESVVSSASDPRGPLSPDLSAKLLAKSSHLKTEKHALARGLSIIETDLDEVDTRVDTLRELAQSKQ, encoded by the exons ATGGCTGAAGGAATGACTGATGAGCAACTCCAAACATTTGTAGAAGATTACAGGAAAAAGCAGTTCAAAAGAAGTGTATCTCACAGTCACaaacagagagagagaaa AGTGTTTGTTAACAGGAGTGTGAGCATGGACAGGATTAAGTACATTGGTTTTGACATGGACTACACCCTGGTTG CATACAAGTCTCCTGAGAATGAGATGCTTGCGTTTGATATGGTTCTGGACAGACTCATCTCCATTGGTTACCCTCAG GAACTCAAGAAACTAGAGTATGATCCTACTTTCCCTCTCAG AGGTCTCTTTTTTGACAAAGTCCACGGCAATCTGCTAAAA GCGGACCAGTTTGGAAATATCCTGTCTTGTTTCCATGGATTCAAGTCTTTGACTCC GAAAGAAATACGATCGTTCTATCCCAACAAGTATGTACAG CCCATGGATGAGAGGATCTTTATTTTGTACACCCTCTACAATCTTCCCGAGGTATACATTCTCAGCTGCCTGGTAGACTTATTTGACAACTACCCGGAATATGTGTG TGTGACCAGTGGTAGTGAGAGCTACTGTGGAGTCAAGTCTGGTGATGTGTTCATCTCTTACAAGATGATCTGGCAGGATGTGCGAGAGGCCATGAATTACGTCCACATCTAT GGTGGCTTCAAGGAGAGAGTCCTGGCCAACTTGGAAAAGTATGTGCATAAGGACCCCAGGCTTCCAGTTTTCTTAGACAA GCTAAGGCAAGGTGGAAGGAAGATTTTTGTGGCCACCAACAGCGGATATAGTTACACTAAG GAAATGATGACTTTCTTACTGGAGGATCCTTCCAGTGAG AAGTGTAGAAGTTGGAAGTCTTACTTTGACTACATCATAGTGGATGCCAAGAAACCACTGTTCTTTGAGGAGGGCTCCATGTTGAGGGAGGTGGATGAGGAGACAGGCTCTCTCAGACTGGGCGTGTTCTCTGGTGCACTGCAGCCGGGGAAAGTCTACAACGGCG GTTCCTCGGATGCTTTCTGCAAGTACACAGGGGCTCATGGGAAAGAGATACTTTATGTGGGGGACCACATCTttggtgatgtcatcaaagCCAAGAAGGAGCAAGCTTGGAG GACTTTTCTGGTCTTGCCTGAACTCAATGATGAAGTGGGAGTGTGGGAGAATTGCCAGC CGCTGTTCAACAGGCTTCAGAACTTGGTGTTCATTCTGGCCGAGATGTACACTCAGGCAAACGA AAAGCAAGATGGACTCAACAGCCTGCCTGACATAAATTCACTTCGCAAGGCCATAAAG GTAACTGCCCAAGAAATGGAGGACAGTTACCCTAGTCAGCTGGGGAGCTTGCTCAgatgtg GGTCACGTCAGACTCACTTTGGTAACCAAGCTACTAGGTTTGCTGATTTGTACGCCTCAAGTTGCCTCAACCTCGGCAACTATCCTGTCAACTATCTCTTCACTGCCCCTCATCAATTG ATGCCTCATGAGAGTGTAGTAAGCTCTGCGTCAGACCCAAGGGGACCCCTATCCCCTGACCTCTCTGCCAAACTGCTGGCCAAGTCATCACATTTAAAAACTGAGAAA CATGCCTTGGCGAGAGGGTTGTCCATTATTGAGACTGATCTTGATGAAGTTGATACTCGAGTTGATACCCTGAGAGAGTTGGCACAAAGCAAGCAATGA
- the LOC135331393 gene encoding tolloid-like protein 2, with amino-acid sequence MEEIMRESCVQFVNVNDTFNGDYVVFTDQGDGCASYGIGFGTPLITLPDFGTEGTCQHHGVIVHEILHALGFLHEQSRPDRDRYININDEYFVEPREEIALQFTKLCECFYDYQGSEYDYGSIMHYGIYDFSNGSGPVIEVNNEQAYVRQGSPRIGQVVGLSQGDILQLNRLYNCPAACIRGELRVFIKSASDVPYYAVNRPLSNNYTTGLYAVVTAKDEIEQTVTKRTQSIFNTQNPIWNEYLSLGSSQWRNFQVSIREEVTNQPRSNMSRDGGFPRDEYDCNVGIDLSMEVFDTSADYVVVCRKTTWVESVDASEVVYSGNQEFCIEANTCVNFEYELRPNNVPCKPNPCRNGGACVHIFAGFRCECPSGYIGRRCELLSLKSCDSQYICTYCASFYNSMCLQG; translated from the coding sequence ATGGAAGAGATAATGAGAGAAAGCTGTGTTCAGTTTGTGAACGTTAATGATACATTTAACGGAGATTACGTCGTGTTCACAGACCAAGGTGACGGATGTGCGTCATACGGAATAGGCTTTGGCACGCCATTGATTACGCTACCAGATTTTGGTACTGAAGGCACTTGTCAGCATCATGGTGTCATCGTTCATGAGATACTACATGCATTAGGCTTCCTTCATGAGCAAAGCAGGCCAGATCGTGATCGCTATATAAACATAAATGATGAATATTTTGTTGAACCCAGAGAAGAGATTGCATTGCAATTTACGAAACTATGTGAATGCTTTTACGATTACCAGGGTAGTGAATATGATTACGGCTCAATAATGCATTATGGTATTTATGATTTCTCCAATGGATCTGGTCCAGTAATCGAAGTCAACAATGAACAAGCGTACGTGCGACAAGGATCACCTAGAATTGGCCAAGTGGTAGGACTAAGCCAGGGGGACATTTTGCAGTTGAATCGGCTGTACAATTGTCCAGCTGCTTGCATACGAGGTGAACTACGCGTGTTCATTAAAAGTGCAAGTGATGTGCCCTATTATGCTGTAAACCGTCCGCTTTCAAACAATTACACAACTGGACTGTATGCAGTAGTCACAGCCAAGGATGAAATAGAACAAACAGTCACCAAAAGGACACAAAGTATTTTCAACACACAGAATCCGATATGGAACGAATACCTCTCTTTAGGTTCAAGTCAATGGCGCAACTTTCAAGTATCAATCCGAGAAGAAGTTACAAATCAACCTAGAAGTAATATGAGCAGAGATGGTGGCTTTCCACGGGATGAATATGATTGCAATGTGGGGATAGATTTGAGCATGGAAGTTTTTGATACTAGCGCTGATTATGTGGTGGTGTGCAGAAAGACGACTTGGGTGGAGTCGGTTGATGCTAGTGAAGTGGTTTACAGTGGAAATCAAGAGTTTTGTATCGAGGCAAACACATGCGTAAACTTTGAGTACGAATTGCGACCAAACAATGTTCCGTGCAAACCGAACCCATGCCGCAATGgtggtgcatgtgtgcacATTTTTGCAGGGTTTAGGTGTGAATGTCCTAGCGGGTACATAGGTCGACGGTGCGAATTGTTGTCACTCAAGTCGTGCGATTCGCAATACATATGCACGTACTGTGCCAGTTTCTACAACTCGATGTGTCTACAAGGCTAG
- the LOC135331388 gene encoding cell division cycle protein 23 homolog, with translation MTDPASMQQTEAGLSLAELKESLLLSYLQSSERGLVYSANWAVELANSIEVDGETRLPQVPHSQAFAGEFAMFSMGKSLFDLREYRRAAHWLKNCKSDEGFFLRCYSLYLAGEKDREDNMVDALGPEDLASMHNAELVPLRKELIIRAESNPLDGFGYYLLGVVYKEMKLPEEARKNLIKSVHLTPLLWASWYELAKLCETRDMLYSLEVPNHWLRDFFYAKASLTLLLSNDALSYYTNLSTVGFSQSPYINAQLAHANYNLENIAEASFMFDGLRKVDPYRLDDLDTYSNLLFVMENQPELSKLAQDVIKIDKYRSETCSVLGNFYGLRGDHDLAIVYFRRAVRLNKNDHLAWILLGHEYIEKANCNMAIEAYSRALEANKHDFRGYYGLGHTYEVLNMSYFALYYYKQAQRLSPSDPRVLEALGTCYIELNKNSEAKKCLMRAIANKDKIGTAIIKLAKLHAQLDEDEEAAKLYTRFVATVVTSEAGNQLPEEEGPAHVFLAKFHLKHGSYKEAEAHAQKCTEYESTREEGKSVLQEAIKWRRLLESAGQGKEMSLLHPDEELSPIASHTKLPETSSN, from the exons ATGACTGATCCAGCTAGCATGCAACAGACTGAAGCTGGCCTATCCCTGGCTGAACTCAAGGAGAGTCTCTTACTTTCTTATCTGCAGAGCTCTGAGAGGGGACTTGTGTACAGTGCCAACTG GGCGGTTGAGTTGGCCAACAGTATTGAAGTCGATGGGGAGACCAGGTTGCCTCAGGTGCCCCACTCCCAGGCGTTTGCCGGAGAGTTTGCAATGTTCTCCATGGGGAAGTCCCTGTTTGACCTGAGGGAGTATCGCAGGGCAGCTCACTGGCTCAAGAATTGTAAATCAGATGAAGGGTTTTTTCTCAGATGCTACAGTCTCTATCTG GCTGGTGAGAAAGACAGGGAAGACAATATGGTGGATGCATTAGGACCTGAAGACCTGGCCTCCATGCATAACGCAGAGCTTGTCCCCTTACGCAAAGAGCTCATCATAAGAGCCGAGAGCAATCCGTTGGATGGATTTGGATACTACTT GCTTGGAGTTGTCTACAAGGAGATGAAGTTACCTGAAGAAGCTCGTAAGAATCTCATAAAGTCGGTCCATCTCACACCGCTGCTATGGGCCTCCTGGTATGAACTAGCCAAGCTGTGTGAGACTAGAGACATG CTCTACAGTCTTGAAGTGCCCAATCACTGGCTGAGGGATTTCTTTTATGCTAAAGCCTCGTTAACTCTACTCCTATCAAACGATGCTCTCTCATACTACACTAATCTGAGCACGGTAGGATTCTCACAGAGTCCGTACATCAACGCACAGCTGGCTCACGCCAACTACAATCTAGAGA ATATTGCTGAAGCATCCTTCATGTTTGATGGTCTTAGGAAAGTGGACCCTTACCGACTCGACGATTTGGACACCTACTCCAATCTCCTCTTTGTAATG GAGAATCAGCCAGAACTGTCAAAACTTGCTCAAGATGTCATCAAAATTGACAAGTACCGATCTGAAACATGCTCCGTACTTGGAAACTTTTACGGTTTACGGGGTGATCATGACTTGGCAATTGTGTACTTTAGAAGAGCTGTTCGGCTGAACAAGAACGACCATCTGGCATGGATTCTCCTAGGACATGAGTATATAGAGAAAGCTAACTGCAATATGGCTATAGAGGCATACAGCAGAGCTCTAG AGGCAAACAAACATGATTTCCGTGGCTACTATGGACTGGGGCATACGTACGAAGTCCTCAACATGTCTTACTTTGCTCTCTACTACTACAAGCAGGCTCAAAGACTCAG TCCCTCAGACCCTCGTGTTTTGGAGGCTCTTGGCACCTGCTACATAGAACTGAACAAGAACTCAGAAGCAAAGAAG TGTTTAATGCGAGCCATTGCCAACAAGGACAAAATAGGAACTGCCATAATCAAGCTAGCAAA ACTGCATGCCCAGTTAGACGAAGATGAGGAAGCTGCTAAATTGTACACTCGGTTTGTAGCGACAGTCGTCACTAGTGag GCTGGCAACCAGCTGCCTGAAGAGGAGGGGCCAGCACACGTCTTCTTGGCAAAGTTTCACCTCAAGCATGGATCCTACAAAGAGGCTGAAGCCCACGCTCAAAAGTGCACGGAGTATGAATCG ACTAGAGAGGAGGGCAAGTCTGTCCTGCAAGAGGCTATTAAGTGGAGACGTCTGCTCGAGTCAGCTGGTCAGGGGAAGGAGATGAGTCTACTGCACCCTGATGAGGAGCTCTCACCTATAGCATCACACACTAAACTGCCAGAGACATCATCAAACTAA
- the LOC135331392 gene encoding cytoplasmic polyadenylation element-binding protein 2-like — protein sequence MAADIAMHPDEPMSFEPRCPDDKASTGASTSPTTTCTTKNSLNVALESSMKIWQPSGVRVMGDLLPQGPLETTPSHLSAALDFSWMDFPKPSRFTTIRREHASHYSRGIDETSLSSGSRSTSHSPSPTPRGADSAGVAGQRSSPTLFASRSSSSSATLPTSGALPAETYSRKVFVGGLPPDIDQDEIREQFTRYGPLTVDWPHKAQSKAYFPPKGYAFLLFRDEVAVHRLVDHCMSEEDKLFTFVSSVTQSNKKVQIRPWNLSDSDYIMDHTQPIDPRKTIFIGGVPRPLKAAELGDIFNSRYGNVCYAGIDCDPELKYPKGAGRVTFSSRVSFMSAVSCRFLQVTYGDIDKKVEVKPYVLDDQMCDECHGVHCNGRYAPYFCGNIHCLRYYCEHCWATIHSAPGTQNHRCFIKENGDRPRAINFFPTQRPSLALP from the exons ATGGCTGCTGATATTGCAATGCACCCGGATGAGCCCATGTCCTTTGAGCCTCGCTGCCCCGATGACAAAGCATCCACAGGTGCAAGTACTTCCcctacaactacatgtactacaaaGAATTCTCTCAATGTTGCCCTGGAGTCCTCCATGAAGATTTGGCAG CCTTCTGGAGTTCGTGTGATGGGAGATTTACTGCCTCAAGGTCCTCTTGAGACCACTCCAAGTCACCTTAGTGCTGCTCTTGATTTCAGCTGGATGGACTTTCCAAAACCCAGCAGATTCACGACAATCAGACGGGAGCATGCATCTCATTATTCCCGGG GAATTGATGAGACCAGTCTTTCCAGTGGTTCTAGAAGCACCTCTCACAGCCCATCACCAACTCCCAGgggtgctgactcagctggaGTTGCTGGACAGCGCTCGAGTCCCACTCTGTTTGCCTCGCGTAGTAGCAGCTCATCTGCCACTCTCCCCACCAGCGGAGCTCTACCAGCCGAGACCTATTCCAGAAAAGTGTTTGTGGGTGGACTACCTCCTGACATTGACCAAG ATGAGATCAGGGAGCAGTTCACTCGATATGGACCCCTCACAGTCGATTGGCCCCACAAAGCACAGTCCAAGGCGTATTTCCCACCCAAAG GTTATGCCTTCTTGCTTTTTCGTGATGAGGTAGCTGTGCATAGACTGGTGGACCACTGCATGTCTGAAGAGGACAAACTATTCACTTTTGTTTCTAGTGTTACACAAAGCaacaagaaa GTTCAGATTCGCCCCTGGAATCTTTCTGACAGTGACTACATCATGGATCACACTCAGCCAATTGATCCACGCAAGACCATTTTCATTGGAGGTGTTCCGAGGCCCTTGAAAGCAGCCGAGCTGGGTGATATCTTCAACTCGAGATACGGCAATGTGTGCTATGCTGGGATTGACTGTGACCCTGAGCTCAAGTACCCAAAAG GGGCTGGTCGAGTTACCTTCAGTTCTAGAGTGAGCTTTATGAGTGCAGTTTCCTGCCGATTTCTTCAAGTCACCTATGGAGACATTGACAAAAAG GTTGAGGTCAAGCCATACGTACTTGACGACCAGATGTGCGATGAATGTCATGGAGTCCACTGTAACGGTCGCTATGCTCCTTACTTCTGTGGGAATATTCACTGTCTACGCTACTACTGCGAGCACTGCTGGGCTACCATTCACTCTGCCCCTGGTACACAGAACCATCGCTGCTTCATCAAGGAGAATGGAGACAGACCCCGAGCAATCAACTTCTTCCCAACTCAACGCCCAAGCTTAGCTCTCCCTTGA